Proteins from a single region of Mustela erminea isolate mMusErm1 chromosome X, mMusErm1.Pri, whole genome shotgun sequence:
- the LOC116583237 gene encoding paraneoplastic antigen-like protein 6B isoform X1 translates to MAVTLLQDWCRWMGVSARRGLLILGIPENCDEAELHESLEAALWPLGHFTVLGKVFREEDNASAALVELDREVNYALVPRAIAGTGGPWNVVFVPRYSGEEFLNRVFHFLEQQGQMVETVAGVLGLGLRRVCWLRSVTQALQPLVETLRYERLGVFSGRDPLAPGEEPFEAWLDHASDMLQVWQSVSERERRRRLMEGLRGTALQLMHELLADNPARTAEDCLAALTQVFGDNATQRTIRMRCLTAHQQPGEGLSAFVLRLEVLLQKGIEKGALARGSADLLRLRHMLTRAIVPEPLDEVLRKLRMAGRCPSFLEMMGIVRESEAWEASLATIERAQAEERVRAQAEERVRAQAEERVRAQAEERVRAQAEERVRAQAEEWVRAQVEQWVRAQAEEGVRAQAEERVRAQAEEWVRAQAEEGVRAQAEERVRAQAEEGAGAQAEEGVRAQAEEGAGAQAEEGAGAQAEEGAGAQAKAEDGSMEERQLEEPEWEEEEEEDSDDRDTLPADLGQASPSEAPGGPTPAQMGRASRAGPGGPGYEPEGLPQAGDQEAGEPPEEGLEPIPEGLGNVDGAGETVPPVSSSG, encoded by the exons ATGGCGGTGACGTTGCTGCAGGACTGGTGCAGGTGGATGGGCGTCAGCGCTCGCAGGGGCCTGCTCATTCTGGGCATCCCGGAGAACTGTGATGAAGCCGAACTCCACGAGTCCCTGGAGGCCGCCCTGTGGCCCTTGGGCCACTTCACCGTGCTGGGCAAAGTGTTTCGAGAGGAGGATAACGCCAGTGCGGCCCTGGTCGAGCTTGACCGGGAAGTCAACTATGCTTTGGTCCCCAGGGCAATCGCGGGCACCGGGGGTCCCTGGAACGTGGTCTTTGTGCCCCGTTACTCGGGCGAGGAGTTTCTCAATCGCGTGTTCCACTTCCTGGAGCAACAAGGGCAGATGGTGGAGACCGTGGCTGGGGTCCTGGGCCTGGGACTGCGCAGGGTGTGCTGGCTCCGATCGGTCACTCAGGCCCTCCAGCCCTTGGTGGAGACCCTGCGGTACGAGCGCCTGGGCGTGTTTTCCGGGAGGGATCCGCTCGCCCCGGGGGAGGAGCCCTTTGAGGCCTGGCTCGACCACGCCTCCGACATGCTACAGGTGTGGCAGAGTGTctcagaaagggagaggaggcgGCGGCTGATGGAAGGCCTTCGAGGGACAGCCCTGCAGCTCATGCATGAGCTCCTGGCGGACAACCCCGCCAGGACGGCGGAGGACTGCCTGGCGGCCCTGACCCAGGTGTTTGGAGACAACGCGACCCAGAGGACCATCCGGATGAGGTGTTTGACCGCTCACCAGCAGCCGGGCGAGGGGCTTTCCGCTTTCGTGTTGCGGCTGGAAGTCCTGCTGCAGAAAGGCATTGAGAAGGGGGCCCTGGCGAGAGGCTCAGCTGACCTCCTGCGCCTGAGGCACATGCTCACCAGGGCCATCGTTCCTGAGCCTCTGGACGAGGTACTGAGGAAGCTGAGAATGGCTGGGAGGTGTCCAAGTTTCCTAGAGATGATGGGGATTGTTCGGGAGTCTGAGGCATGGGAGGCCAGTCTAGCCACGATCGAGAgagcccaggcagaggaaagggtccgtgcccaggcagaggaaagggtccgtgcccaggcagaggaaagggtccgtgcccaggcagaggaaagggtccgtgcccaggcagaggaaagggtccgtgcccaggcagaggaatgGGTCCGTGCCCAGGTAGAGCAATgggtccgtgcccaggcagaggaaggggtccgtgcccaggcagaggaaagggtcCGTGCCCAGGCGGAGGAATGGGTCCGTGCCCAGGCGGAGGAAGGGGTCCGTGCCCAGGCGGAGGAAAGGGTCCGTGCCCAG gcagaggaaggggccggtgcccaggcagaggaaggggtccgtgcccaggcagaggaaggggccggtgcccaggcagaggaaggggctggtgcccaggcagaggaaggggccgGCGCCCAGGCTAAGGCGGAGGATGGTAGCATGGAGGAGAGGCAGCTGGAGGAGccggagtgggaggaggaggaggaggaggacagtgaCGATCGTGACACTCTCCCCGCAGACCTAGGTCAGGCAAGCCCCTCAGAGGCCCCTGGGGGCCCCACTCCTGCCCAGATGGGCCGAGCTTCCAGGGCGGGCCCAGGAGGTCCTGGCTATGAGCCAGAGGGCCTCccccaggccggagaccaggaggccggaGAGCCCCCCGAGGAGGGGCTCGAGCCCATCCCAGAGGGGTTGGGAAACGTGGATGGGGCTGGGGAGACGGTCCCCCCCGTGTCCTCCTCAGGCTAA
- the LOC116583237 gene encoding paraneoplastic antigen-like protein 6B isoform X5: MAVTLLQDWCRWMGVSARRGLLILGIPENCDEAELHESLEAALWPLGHFTVLGKVFREEDNASAALVELDREVNYALVPRAIAGTGGPWNVVFVPRYSGEEFLNRVFHFLEQQGQMVETVAGVLGLGLRRVCWLRSVTQALQPLVETLRYERLGVFSGRDPLAPGEEPFEAWLDHASDMLQVWQSVSERERRRRLMEGLRGTALQLMHELLADNPARTAEDCLAALTQVFGDNATQRTIRMRCLTAHQQPGEGLSAFVLRLEVLLQKGIEKGALARGSADLLRLRHMLTRAIVPEPLDEVLRKLRMAGRCPSFLEMMGIVRESEAWEASLATIERAQAEERVRAQAEERVRAQAEERVRAQAEERVRAQAEERVRAQAEEWVRAQVEQWVRAQAEEGVRAQAEERVRAQAEEWVRAQAEEGVRAQAEEGAGAQAEEGAGAQAEEGAGAQAKAEDGSMEERQLEEPEWEEEEEEDSDDRDTLPADLGQASPSEAPGGPTPAQMGRASRAGPGGPGYEPEGLPQAGDQEAGEPPEEGLEPIPEGLGNVDGAGETVPPVSSSG, encoded by the exons ATGGCGGTGACGTTGCTGCAGGACTGGTGCAGGTGGATGGGCGTCAGCGCTCGCAGGGGCCTGCTCATTCTGGGCATCCCGGAGAACTGTGATGAAGCCGAACTCCACGAGTCCCTGGAGGCCGCCCTGTGGCCCTTGGGCCACTTCACCGTGCTGGGCAAAGTGTTTCGAGAGGAGGATAACGCCAGTGCGGCCCTGGTCGAGCTTGACCGGGAAGTCAACTATGCTTTGGTCCCCAGGGCAATCGCGGGCACCGGGGGTCCCTGGAACGTGGTCTTTGTGCCCCGTTACTCGGGCGAGGAGTTTCTCAATCGCGTGTTCCACTTCCTGGAGCAACAAGGGCAGATGGTGGAGACCGTGGCTGGGGTCCTGGGCCTGGGACTGCGCAGGGTGTGCTGGCTCCGATCGGTCACTCAGGCCCTCCAGCCCTTGGTGGAGACCCTGCGGTACGAGCGCCTGGGCGTGTTTTCCGGGAGGGATCCGCTCGCCCCGGGGGAGGAGCCCTTTGAGGCCTGGCTCGACCACGCCTCCGACATGCTACAGGTGTGGCAGAGTGTctcagaaagggagaggaggcgGCGGCTGATGGAAGGCCTTCGAGGGACAGCCCTGCAGCTCATGCATGAGCTCCTGGCGGACAACCCCGCCAGGACGGCGGAGGACTGCCTGGCGGCCCTGACCCAGGTGTTTGGAGACAACGCGACCCAGAGGACCATCCGGATGAGGTGTTTGACCGCTCACCAGCAGCCGGGCGAGGGGCTTTCCGCTTTCGTGTTGCGGCTGGAAGTCCTGCTGCAGAAAGGCATTGAGAAGGGGGCCCTGGCGAGAGGCTCAGCTGACCTCCTGCGCCTGAGGCACATGCTCACCAGGGCCATCGTTCCTGAGCCTCTGGACGAGGTACTGAGGAAGCTGAGAATGGCTGGGAGGTGTCCAAGTTTCCTAGAGATGATGGGGATTGTTCGGGAGTCTGAGGCATGGGAGGCCAGTCTAGCCACGATCGAGAgagcccaggcagaggaaagggtccgtgcccaggcagaggaaagggtccgtgcccaggcagaggaaagggtccgtgcccaggcagaggaaagggtccgtgcccaggcagaggaaagggtccgtgcccaggcagaggaatgGGTCCGTGCCCAGGTAGAGCAATgggtccgtgcccaggcagaggaaggggtccgtgcccaggcagaggaaagggtcCGTGCCCAGGCGGAGGAATGGGTCCGTGCCCAG gcagaggaaggggtccgtgcccaggcagaggaaggggccggtgcccaggcagaggaaggggctggtgcccaggcagaggaaggggccgGCGCCCAGGCTAAGGCGGAGGATGGTAGCATGGAGGAGAGGCAGCTGGAGGAGccggagtgggaggaggaggaggaggaggacagtgaCGATCGTGACACTCTCCCCGCAGACCTAGGTCAGGCAAGCCCCTCAGAGGCCCCTGGGGGCCCCACTCCTGCCCAGATGGGCCGAGCTTCCAGGGCGGGCCCAGGAGGTCCTGGCTATGAGCCAGAGGGCCTCccccaggccggagaccaggaggccggaGAGCCCCCCGAGGAGGGGCTCGAGCCCATCCCAGAGGGGTTGGGAAACGTGGATGGGGCTGGGGAGACGGTCCCCCCCGTGTCCTCCTCAGGCTAA
- the LOC116583237 gene encoding paraneoplastic antigen-like protein 6B isoform X2, giving the protein MAVTLLQDWCRWMGVSARRGLLILGIPENCDEAELHESLEAALWPLGHFTVLGKVFREEDNASAALVELDREVNYALVPRAIAGTGGPWNVVFVPRYSGEEFLNRVFHFLEQQGQMVETVAGVLGLGLRRVCWLRSVTQALQPLVETLRYERLGVFSGRDPLAPGEEPFEAWLDHASDMLQVWQSVSERERRRRLMEGLRGTALQLMHELLADNPARTAEDCLAALTQVFGDNATQRTIRMRCLTAHQQPGEGLSAFVLRLEVLLQKGIEKGALARGSADLLRLRHMLTRAIVPEPLDEVLRKLRMAGRCPSFLEMMGIVRESEAWEASLATIERAQAEERVRAQAEERVRAQAEERVRAQAEERVRAQAEERVRAQAEEWVRAQVEQWVRAQAEEGVRAQAEERVRAQAEEWVRAQAEEGVRAQAEERVRAQAEEGVRAQAEEGAGAQAEEGAGAQAEEGAGAQAKAEDGSMEERQLEEPEWEEEEEEDSDDRDTLPADLGQASPSEAPGGPTPAQMGRASRAGPGGPGYEPEGLPQAGDQEAGEPPEEGLEPIPEGLGNVDGAGETVPPVSSSG; this is encoded by the exons ATGGCGGTGACGTTGCTGCAGGACTGGTGCAGGTGGATGGGCGTCAGCGCTCGCAGGGGCCTGCTCATTCTGGGCATCCCGGAGAACTGTGATGAAGCCGAACTCCACGAGTCCCTGGAGGCCGCCCTGTGGCCCTTGGGCCACTTCACCGTGCTGGGCAAAGTGTTTCGAGAGGAGGATAACGCCAGTGCGGCCCTGGTCGAGCTTGACCGGGAAGTCAACTATGCTTTGGTCCCCAGGGCAATCGCGGGCACCGGGGGTCCCTGGAACGTGGTCTTTGTGCCCCGTTACTCGGGCGAGGAGTTTCTCAATCGCGTGTTCCACTTCCTGGAGCAACAAGGGCAGATGGTGGAGACCGTGGCTGGGGTCCTGGGCCTGGGACTGCGCAGGGTGTGCTGGCTCCGATCGGTCACTCAGGCCCTCCAGCCCTTGGTGGAGACCCTGCGGTACGAGCGCCTGGGCGTGTTTTCCGGGAGGGATCCGCTCGCCCCGGGGGAGGAGCCCTTTGAGGCCTGGCTCGACCACGCCTCCGACATGCTACAGGTGTGGCAGAGTGTctcagaaagggagaggaggcgGCGGCTGATGGAAGGCCTTCGAGGGACAGCCCTGCAGCTCATGCATGAGCTCCTGGCGGACAACCCCGCCAGGACGGCGGAGGACTGCCTGGCGGCCCTGACCCAGGTGTTTGGAGACAACGCGACCCAGAGGACCATCCGGATGAGGTGTTTGACCGCTCACCAGCAGCCGGGCGAGGGGCTTTCCGCTTTCGTGTTGCGGCTGGAAGTCCTGCTGCAGAAAGGCATTGAGAAGGGGGCCCTGGCGAGAGGCTCAGCTGACCTCCTGCGCCTGAGGCACATGCTCACCAGGGCCATCGTTCCTGAGCCTCTGGACGAGGTACTGAGGAAGCTGAGAATGGCTGGGAGGTGTCCAAGTTTCCTAGAGATGATGGGGATTGTTCGGGAGTCTGAGGCATGGGAGGCCAGTCTAGCCACGATCGAGAgagcccaggcagaggaaagggtccgtgcccaggcagaggaaagggtccgtgcccaggcagaggaaagggtccgtgcccaggcagaggaaagggtccgtgcccaggcagaggaaagggtccgtgcccaggcagaggaatgGGTCCGTGCCCAGGTAGAGCAATgggtccgtgcccaggcagaggaaggggtccgtgcccaggcagaggaaagggtcCGTGCCCAGGCGGAGGAATGGGTCCGTGCCCAGGCGGAGGAAGGGGTCCGTGCCCAGGCGGAGGAAAGGGTCCGTGCCCAG gcagaggaaggggtccgtgcccaggcagaggaaggggccggtgcccaggcagaggaaggggctggtgcccaggcagaggaaggggccgGCGCCCAGGCTAAGGCGGAGGATGGTAGCATGGAGGAGAGGCAGCTGGAGGAGccggagtgggaggaggaggaggaggaggacagtgaCGATCGTGACACTCTCCCCGCAGACCTAGGTCAGGCAAGCCCCTCAGAGGCCCCTGGGGGCCCCACTCCTGCCCAGATGGGCCGAGCTTCCAGGGCGGGCCCAGGAGGTCCTGGCTATGAGCCAGAGGGCCTCccccaggccggagaccaggaggccggaGAGCCCCCCGAGGAGGGGCTCGAGCCCATCCCAGAGGGGTTGGGAAACGTGGATGGGGCTGGGGAGACGGTCCCCCCCGTGTCCTCCTCAGGCTAA
- the LOC116583237 gene encoding paraneoplastic antigen-like protein 6B isoform X4, whose product MAVTLLQDWCRWMGVSARRGLLILGIPENCDEAELHESLEAALWPLGHFTVLGKVFREEDNASAALVELDREVNYALVPRAIAGTGGPWNVVFVPRYSGEEFLNRVFHFLEQQGQMVETVAGVLGLGLRRVCWLRSVTQALQPLVETLRYERLGVFSGRDPLAPGEEPFEAWLDHASDMLQVWQSVSERERRRRLMEGLRGTALQLMHELLADNPARTAEDCLAALTQVFGDNATQRTIRMRCLTAHQQPGEGLSAFVLRLEVLLQKGIEKGALARGSADLLRLRHMLTRAIVPEPLDEVLRKLRMAGRCPSFLEMMGIVRESEAWEASLATIERAQAEERVRAQAEERVRAQAEERVRAQAEERVRAQAEERVRAQAEEWVRAQVEQWVRAQAEEGVRAQAEERVRAQAEEWVRAQAEEGVRAQAEEGVRAQAEEGAGAQAEEGAGAQAEEGAGAQAKAEDGSMEERQLEEPEWEEEEEEDSDDRDTLPADLGQASPSEAPGGPTPAQMGRASRAGPGGPGYEPEGLPQAGDQEAGEPPEEGLEPIPEGLGNVDGAGETVPPVSSSG is encoded by the exons ATGGCGGTGACGTTGCTGCAGGACTGGTGCAGGTGGATGGGCGTCAGCGCTCGCAGGGGCCTGCTCATTCTGGGCATCCCGGAGAACTGTGATGAAGCCGAACTCCACGAGTCCCTGGAGGCCGCCCTGTGGCCCTTGGGCCACTTCACCGTGCTGGGCAAAGTGTTTCGAGAGGAGGATAACGCCAGTGCGGCCCTGGTCGAGCTTGACCGGGAAGTCAACTATGCTTTGGTCCCCAGGGCAATCGCGGGCACCGGGGGTCCCTGGAACGTGGTCTTTGTGCCCCGTTACTCGGGCGAGGAGTTTCTCAATCGCGTGTTCCACTTCCTGGAGCAACAAGGGCAGATGGTGGAGACCGTGGCTGGGGTCCTGGGCCTGGGACTGCGCAGGGTGTGCTGGCTCCGATCGGTCACTCAGGCCCTCCAGCCCTTGGTGGAGACCCTGCGGTACGAGCGCCTGGGCGTGTTTTCCGGGAGGGATCCGCTCGCCCCGGGGGAGGAGCCCTTTGAGGCCTGGCTCGACCACGCCTCCGACATGCTACAGGTGTGGCAGAGTGTctcagaaagggagaggaggcgGCGGCTGATGGAAGGCCTTCGAGGGACAGCCCTGCAGCTCATGCATGAGCTCCTGGCGGACAACCCCGCCAGGACGGCGGAGGACTGCCTGGCGGCCCTGACCCAGGTGTTTGGAGACAACGCGACCCAGAGGACCATCCGGATGAGGTGTTTGACCGCTCACCAGCAGCCGGGCGAGGGGCTTTCCGCTTTCGTGTTGCGGCTGGAAGTCCTGCTGCAGAAAGGCATTGAGAAGGGGGCCCTGGCGAGAGGCTCAGCTGACCTCCTGCGCCTGAGGCACATGCTCACCAGGGCCATCGTTCCTGAGCCTCTGGACGAGGTACTGAGGAAGCTGAGAATGGCTGGGAGGTGTCCAAGTTTCCTAGAGATGATGGGGATTGTTCGGGAGTCTGAGGCATGGGAGGCCAGTCTAGCCACGATCGAGAgagcccaggcagaggaaagggtccgtgcccaggcagaggaaagggtccgtgcccaggcagaggaaagggtccgtgcccaggcagaggaaagggtccgtgcccaggcagaggaaagggtccgtgcccaggcagaggaatgGGTCCGTGCCCAGGTAGAGCAATgggtccgtgcccaggcagaggaaggggtccgtgcccaggcagaggaaagggtcCGTGCCCAGGCGGAGGAATGGGTCCGTGCCCAGGCGGAGGAAGGGGTCCGTGCCCAG gcagaggaaggggtccgtgcccaggcagaggaaggggccggtgcccaggcagaggaaggggctggtgcccaggcagaggaaggggccgGCGCCCAGGCTAAGGCGGAGGATGGTAGCATGGAGGAGAGGCAGCTGGAGGAGccggagtgggaggaggaggaggaggaggacagtgaCGATCGTGACACTCTCCCCGCAGACCTAGGTCAGGCAAGCCCCTCAGAGGCCCCTGGGGGCCCCACTCCTGCCCAGATGGGCCGAGCTTCCAGGGCGGGCCCAGGAGGTCCTGGCTATGAGCCAGAGGGCCTCccccaggccggagaccaggaggccggaGAGCCCCCCGAGGAGGGGCTCGAGCCCATCCCAGAGGGGTTGGGAAACGTGGATGGGGCTGGGGAGACGGTCCCCCCCGTGTCCTCCTCAGGCTAA
- the LOC116583237 gene encoding paraneoplastic antigen-like protein 6B isoform X3 — MAVTLLQDWCRWMGVSARRGLLILGIPENCDEAELHESLEAALWPLGHFTVLGKVFREEDNASAALVELDREVNYALVPRAIAGTGGPWNVVFVPRYSGEEFLNRVFHFLEQQGQMVETVAGVLGLGLRRVCWLRSVTQALQPLVETLRYERLGVFSGRDPLAPGEEPFEAWLDHASDMLQVWQSVSERERRRRLMEGLRGTALQLMHELLADNPARTAEDCLAALTQVFGDNATQRTIRMRCLTAHQQPGEGLSAFVLRLEVLLQKGIEKGALARGSADLLRLRHMLTRAIVPEPLDEVLRKLRMAGRCPSFLEMMGIVRESEAWEASLATIERAQAEERVRAQAEERVRAQAEERVRAQAEERVRAQAEERVRAQAEEWVRAQVEQWVRAQAEEGVRAQAEERVRAQAEEWVRAQAEEGVRAQAEERVRAQAEEGAGAQAEEGAGAQAEEGAGAQAKAEDGSMEERQLEEPEWEEEEEEDSDDRDTLPADLGQASPSEAPGGPTPAQMGRASRAGPGGPGYEPEGLPQAGDQEAGEPPEEGLEPIPEGLGNVDGAGETVPPVSSSG, encoded by the exons ATGGCGGTGACGTTGCTGCAGGACTGGTGCAGGTGGATGGGCGTCAGCGCTCGCAGGGGCCTGCTCATTCTGGGCATCCCGGAGAACTGTGATGAAGCCGAACTCCACGAGTCCCTGGAGGCCGCCCTGTGGCCCTTGGGCCACTTCACCGTGCTGGGCAAAGTGTTTCGAGAGGAGGATAACGCCAGTGCGGCCCTGGTCGAGCTTGACCGGGAAGTCAACTATGCTTTGGTCCCCAGGGCAATCGCGGGCACCGGGGGTCCCTGGAACGTGGTCTTTGTGCCCCGTTACTCGGGCGAGGAGTTTCTCAATCGCGTGTTCCACTTCCTGGAGCAACAAGGGCAGATGGTGGAGACCGTGGCTGGGGTCCTGGGCCTGGGACTGCGCAGGGTGTGCTGGCTCCGATCGGTCACTCAGGCCCTCCAGCCCTTGGTGGAGACCCTGCGGTACGAGCGCCTGGGCGTGTTTTCCGGGAGGGATCCGCTCGCCCCGGGGGAGGAGCCCTTTGAGGCCTGGCTCGACCACGCCTCCGACATGCTACAGGTGTGGCAGAGTGTctcagaaagggagaggaggcgGCGGCTGATGGAAGGCCTTCGAGGGACAGCCCTGCAGCTCATGCATGAGCTCCTGGCGGACAACCCCGCCAGGACGGCGGAGGACTGCCTGGCGGCCCTGACCCAGGTGTTTGGAGACAACGCGACCCAGAGGACCATCCGGATGAGGTGTTTGACCGCTCACCAGCAGCCGGGCGAGGGGCTTTCCGCTTTCGTGTTGCGGCTGGAAGTCCTGCTGCAGAAAGGCATTGAGAAGGGGGCCCTGGCGAGAGGCTCAGCTGACCTCCTGCGCCTGAGGCACATGCTCACCAGGGCCATCGTTCCTGAGCCTCTGGACGAGGTACTGAGGAAGCTGAGAATGGCTGGGAGGTGTCCAAGTTTCCTAGAGATGATGGGGATTGTTCGGGAGTCTGAGGCATGGGAGGCCAGTCTAGCCACGATCGAGAgagcccaggcagaggaaagggtccgtgcccaggcagaggaaagggtccgtgcccaggcagaggaaagggtccgtgcccaggcagaggaaagggtccgtgcccaggcagaggaaagggtccgtgcccaggcagaggaatgGGTCCGTGCCCAGGTAGAGCAATgggtccgtgcccaggcagaggaaggggtccgtgcccaggcagaggaaagggtcCGTGCCCAGGCGGAGGAATGGGTCCGTGCCCAGGCGGAGGAAGGGGTCCGTGCCCAGGCGGAGGAAAGGGTCCGTGCCCAG gcagaggaaggggccggtgcccaggcagaggaaggggctggtgcccaggcagaggaaggggccgGCGCCCAGGCTAAGGCGGAGGATGGTAGCATGGAGGAGAGGCAGCTGGAGGAGccggagtgggaggaggaggaggaggaggacagtgaCGATCGTGACACTCTCCCCGCAGACCTAGGTCAGGCAAGCCCCTCAGAGGCCCCTGGGGGCCCCACTCCTGCCCAGATGGGCCGAGCTTCCAGGGCGGGCCCAGGAGGTCCTGGCTATGAGCCAGAGGGCCTCccccaggccggagaccaggaggccggaGAGCCCCCCGAGGAGGGGCTCGAGCCCATCCCAGAGGGGTTGGGAAACGTGGATGGGGCTGGGGAGACGGTCCCCCCCGTGTCCTCCTCAGGCTAA